The Anaeromyxobacter sp. Fw109-5 genomic interval GAGGACGTTCAGCACCGGGTGGTCGCCGCCGCCGAGCTTCGTCTCCGCCGCGCGCCGCTTCGCGGCCGCGAGCCAGGCCGCCGCGTCGGGCGCCCCCGCGAGCGCCCCGGCCGCCTTCGGCAGATCGGGCAGGTAGCAGTACTCGAAGTAGGCGTCGCCGGCGTGGCAGGCCAGGTGCGCGAAGACGTCCGGGCGGTCGCGCCCCATCGCCAGCGCGCCGTAGCCGCCCGAGCTCTTCCCCACCACCGCCCGGGCCTCCCGCCGCGGGATCGTGCCGAGCGCGCGATCGACGTGGGCGACGACGTCCTCCGCGACGTAGTCCTGGTAGCCGCCGACGGCGGGTGCGTTCGTCCACTGCGTCCCGCCGAGCGCGGTCATCCCGTCCGGGAACACGCCCACCACGGGCGGGATCGCCCCCGAGGCGATCAGCGCGTCGAGCCGCTCCGGAACGGTGGGCGCGAACACGGACGCGTTGGTCCAGCCGCGCGCGCTTCCGGTGAACCCGTGGAGGAAGTAGACCGCCGGGAGCGGCGCCGCCCCGTGGCCGGGCGGGAGGTAGGCGAGGACGAGGCGCCGCGCCGGGTCGCCGAGCGGGTTGCCCGCCAGCGCACCGGACTCGACCTCGAGCTCCACGAGCGAACCGTGCATGCCCGCAGGCGTACCCCGGCCCCGAGGCACGTTCCACACATTTGCGGACGCCGAGCCCGCGCCGCGAAAGGCGCAGCGGTCGCCCCGCCGTGTCACACTAGGGTCCCCTCGAGCCCGCCGACTCCACATGCGCCTCCTCCTCCTCGCGGCCTTCCTCCTCGCTCCCGCCGCGGCGCGCCCGGACGCCGTCGCGCTGCTCCCCGCGACCGGCGCCAACGTGCACGCCGGACATCTCGCGGCCGCGACCGACCTCCTCCGCTCGCACCTGGAGCGCGCCGGGTTCTCGGTCGTCCGCGTCTCGGCACCCGAGCTCGCGAACGCAGAGGCCACGCCCGCGCAGGCGGGAGCGGCGGCGGCCGGGGCCGGGGCCTCGCTCGGGGTGACGCTGCGAGTCTCGCGCCTGGGCACGCTCGCGAGCGTGCGGCTCGCGGCCTTCCACCCGGACGGCACCGCGGCCCACCTCGACGAGCTGTCCGCCTCCGGCCCGAACGACCTCGATCCGGTCCTGCGCCGGCTCGCGGCCGGGCTCGCGGAGCGCAGACCCGCGCGCCTCCTCGCGGAGATCGACTCCGTCACCGAGCGCGAGGCGGAACCCTACCTGAAGCAGGTCGCGACCCAGGTGTTCGGGCTGCGACTCGGGAGCGCCTTCCTCCTGAACCGCGCGGACGGCGCCGAGCTCGCGCGCGGCGCCGCCGGCGGGGGATTGTTCTGGCTCTACGACGCGCGGACGTTCCTCGCCGACGTCTCCTTCGACCTGAACGGCGGCGACGGTAACCGGCTCGTCGCGCTCGGGCTCGGGTTCTACTACCCGTTCTCGCGTGCCAACCTCGCGCCCTACGCCGGTGGCGGCCTCGCCTACACATGGATCGATACGGGGGGCGCGGGCGCGCAGGGGCTCGCGTTCCGCGGCGCCGTCGGCGCGCTCTTCGGACGGCTCTCGACGGTGCAGGTGCGGGTCGAGGCCGGCTACGTCGTCGGCGCCTTCCGCGAGGAGGCGGCGGGCACGACCGGGCGCGTCCCGCACGGCGCCATCCTCTCCGTCGGGCTGGGGCACTGATCGTGGCCCGGCAGGCGCGCAGCCTCCTCTCCGCCGCCGCGCTCGCGGTCTCGCTCACCGCGACCGGCTGCGGGCACACGCGCTTCACGAGCAGGGTCACCACCCCGGAGCCGGACGCGGTCATCTGGCTCGACGGCCGCCCGCTCCGGGGCGGCGCCCGCGTCTGGGCGCTCGGCCCACCTCACGACGGCCAGCTCCTCGTCATCGCGCGCGACGGGCGGCGCACCCGCTCGGTCGTCTCGCGCCGGTTCACTCCCGGCTCGCTGGTGATGGGGTTCTACACGATGGGCGCGTGCCTCCTGCTGTGCTGGGTCTACCCCGAGGAGATCCACGTCGCCCTCCCGCCCGCGCCGCCCAGGGCGAGCTGGGACGAGGACGTGCCCGGCGATCCCTGGCTCGCGGCGCCTGCGGGGTGGGGCGGCGAGACGGGGGGAGCGAAGTAGGAACGACCCCCGACCTCGACCGCTCGGGACCGGTCATCCCGAGCGTAGCGCCTCCGCGCAGCGGAGACGCGAAGTCGAGAGACCCCGACCCCGACCCCGCCGGAGCCCGCGTGCGCCCCCTCCCCCTCCTCACCGTCCTCGCGCTCCTCGCCGCGCCGCAGGCGCGCGGCGCGCCCCCCGCCACCGTGGCGCTCCTCCCCGCGACGGGCTCCAACGTCACCGACGGTCAGCTCGCCGCCGCCGGCGACGTGCTGCGCGCCCACCTCGAGGCGACCGGCCGGTTCGTGGTGGTGCGCGCGGGCGGCCCCGCCGCGGGGGCGGAGGCCTCGCCCGCCGACGCCGGCGCCGCGGCGCGCGCGACGGGCGCGGCGCTCGCCGTCGCCGTCCACGTCGCCCGGCTCGGCGAGACCGCGATCGTCCGCGTGGCCGCGTACGCGCCCGACGGCGCCGTCGTCCACACCGATCAGCTCGGCGCGCTCGGCGTGGACGATCTCGATCCCGCCCTCGATCGCCTCGCGGCCGGCCTCGCCCGCCGCGGCCGGGCCGCCGAGCTCGCCCGCATCGACACGGTGACGGCCAGGGAGGAGCGGCCGCTGCGCAAGATGACCGCCTGGATGGCGTACGGGATGAAGATCGGCTCGCTCGTTCCGGTCCACCGCCCCGACCCGGCGGCGCGCGCGGGGAGCGCGTCCGGCGTCGGCCTCGTCTGGCATTACGACGCGCGCGACTGGCTCGCCGACGTGACGCTGGAGGGGGTCACCTCGAACCTCGACGCCTGGCGGCCGGATCCCGACCGCGCCCTCGCGCTCGCCATCGGCGTGTACAAGCCGTTCTCGAGGGGCAACGTGGCGCCGTACGCCGGCCTCGGCCTCGCCTACGCGATCACCCGCTTCGGCGACGTCGCCGGCCACGGGCTCCAGCCGCGCGCGATCGCCGGGCTCCTCCTCGGCCGCCTGTCGAACGTGGCGGTGCGCGTCGAGGCCGGCTGGTTCGTCGACGCGTTTCCGGTCGCGGAGCGCGTCACCGGCCGCGACGTGTGGGTCCACGGCGGCCTCGGGTCGCTCACGTTCGTGGCCTCGGAGCCGACGGGGCGCTGAGCCCCGCCCCCGGCCTGCGGCGGTCAGCTCCCGCGCGCGAGCACGACGCTGCAGCGGGCGGCGAGCTCGGTGGTGCGGGCGAGGAGCGCCTGCGCCTCCTCGTACAGCGCGGCCGCGTCGCCGTCGCCCCCCGGATCCGGCAGCTCGCCGATCCGGGAGAGCAGCTCCGACACCCGCAAGAGGTGCTGGTGCGCGAGGAGCAGGTCGCGGCCGAGCCGCGCGCCCTGCCGGGTGAAGATGAGGCCGGTCTGGAAGAGGCGACCGAGCGCGCCGCGGTTCACCTCGGCGACGGTGCGGCAGCGGGCCTGGAAGTCGCGCAGGCGCCGCGCCTCGCGCGCGCGCGCGATGTCCACGATTCGTGAACGTCGGCGCTGCGGACGCGAGCGGGGGACCGGGGCCATCGTGTGGGCGGGATCGTAGGCGTCCGGCGCGGGCGCGGTCAACGCCACCCGTCCTCTTGACACCACCCGAACGCGGTCCGGGGTTCCCCCGGGGGCGTCGCTCACCCCAGCGCGGCGACCGCGAGCTCCTGCACCTTGGCGAGCGCCTTCTCCAGGCCGGCGGGATCCGAGCCGCCCGCCTGCGCCAGGTCCGGCTTGCCGCCGCCCGAGCCCCCGACGAGCTTCGCGGCCTCCTTCACGAGCTCCCCCGCCTTGAGCCGGGCGGTGAGGTCCTTCGTGACGGCGACGAGCAGGATCGCCTTGCCGTCCTGCTCCGCCCCGAGCGCGACGACGCCCGTGCCGAGCCGGTCGCGGAGCTTGTCGGCCAGCTCGCGCAGGCTCTTGCCGTCGCCCTGCACGCGGACCGCGAGGACCTTCGCGCCCTTCACGTCCCGCGCCTGGGCGGCGAGATCGCCGGACTGCGCGGAGGCGATCTTGCCCTTCGCCTCGTCCAGCGCGCGCTCGAGGTCCTTCACGCGCTTCTGGGTCTGCTCGATCTTCTGCGCGACCTCGAAGGCGCCCGCCTTGAAGAGCGCCGCCGCGCGGCGGAGCTCGTCGGCCTCCCGCTGCGACAGCTCGATCGCCTGCGGCCCCGTGTACGCGACGATGCGGCGCACGCCCGCGGCGATCGACTCCTCGCTGCCGATCTTGAAGAAGGCGATGTCCCCGGTCCGCCGCACGTGCGTGCCGCCGCAGAGCTCCTTGGAGGGTCCGAGGCGGACGACGCGCACGACGTCGCCGTACTTCTCGCCGAAGATCATCATGGCGCCGGACTGGCGCGCGTCCTCGAGCTTGAGGACGGCGGTCTCCGTCTCGGCGTTCTCGCGCACGAGCTCGTTCACCCGCCGCTCGATGGCGTTCAGCTCCTCCTCGGAGAGCGGCTGGAAGTGGGAGAAGTCGAAGCGCAGGTAGTCCGGGGCCACGATCGAGCCGGCCTGCTTCACGTGGTCGCCGAGCGTCTCGCGCAGCGCGAGCTGGAGCAGGTGCGTCGCCGAGTGGTTCGCGCGGATGAGGTCGCGGCGCCGGTCGTCGACGGCGAGCTCGACCAGATCTCCGACCGCGAGCTCACCCTCCTCCACCACGCCGACGTGCGTGACGAGGCCGGGCACCGGCCGGCGGGTGTCCTCCACGCGCACGCGCCCGCCCGGCGCGGCGATCGACCCCTGATCGCCGACCTGGCCGCCGGACTCCCCGTAGAAGGGCGTCGCCGCGGTGACCACCTCCACCTTGTCGCCCCGCGCGGCCTTCGCGGCGCGCGCGCCGTTCGCGAGGAGCGCCTTCACCTCGGCGCGGGCGGTCGGCGCCTCGTACCCGAGGAAGCGGGTCTCGCCGAGCTCGCTCGCGATCTGCTTGTGGAGATCGCCGACGGCCTGCTCGCCGGAGCCCTTCCACTCGGAGCGGGCGCGCTGCTCGGCCATGTTCCGGTCGAAGCCCTGCTCGTCCACGTCGAAGCCGCGCTCCGCCGCGATGACGCGGGTGAGGTCGAGCGGGAAGCCGAACGTGTCGTAGAGCTGGAAGGCGAGCTTGCCGTCGATCACCGGCCGGGGCGCCGAAGGCGGCGGGGTGGCGGGCTTGCCGAGGTGCGTCTCCGGCGGGATCGCCTTGCGCATCTCGGTCTCGAGGATGGCGAGCCCCTTGTCGAGCGTGCGCCGGAAGGACTCCTCCTCCTGCCCCGCGACCTTGACGATGAACGCGCGGTTCTCGCGCGTCTCCGGGTAGGCGCCGCCCATCTCCTCCATCACCGCCTCGCAGACGTCCGCGAGGAACGGCCTCTCGAGGCCGAGCCGCTTCCCGTGGCGGATGGCGCGGCGCATGATCCGGCGCAGCACGTAGCCGCGCCCCTCGTTCGCCGGGAGGACGCCGTCGCCCACGAGGAAGGTGGTGGCGCGCGCGTGGTCGGCGATGACGCGCATCGAGACGTCGTCGTCCGCGTCCGTCGCGCCGTAGCGCTTCCCGGCGAGCTTCTCGATGGCGCGGATGATGCTCTGGAAGGCGTCGATGTCGTAGTTGGAGCGCTTCCCCTGGACGACGGCCGCCATGCGCTCCAGGCCGGCGCCGGTGTCGATGGAGGGCTTCGGCAGCGGGGTGAGCCCGCCGTCGGCGCCGCGCTCGAACTGCATGAACACGAGGTTCCAGATCTCGAGCCAGCGGTCGCAGTCGCAGGCGACGCCCTGGCACGTGCGGCCGGCCTTCTCCTCGGCGCAGGGGATGTCGTTCCCCTGGAAGAAGTGGAGCTCCGAGCACGGGCCGCACGGCCCGGTGTCCCCCATGGCCCAGAAGTTGTCCTTCGCGCCGAGCTTGTGGATCCGCTCGGGGGGCACGCCCTGCGCCTCCCAGAGCCGGTACGCCTCCTCGTCCCAGGGCAGGGTCCCCTCCCCAGCGAAGACGGTGGCGGCGAGCCGCTCCTTCGAGATCGCGAGCCAGCGCTCGGAGGTGACGAGCTCCCAGGCCCAGGCGATCGCCTCCTTCTTGAAGTAGTCGCCGAAGGAGAAGTTCCCGAGCATCTCGAAGAACGTGTGGTGGCGGGCGGTGAACCCGACGTTCTCGAGGTCGTTGTGCTTGCCGCCGGCCCGGACGCACTTCTGCGCCGTGGTCGCCCGGGAGTAGTCGCGCTTCTCACGACCGGTGAACACGTCCTTGAACTGGTTCATCCCGGCGTTCGTGAAGAGGAGCGTCGGGTCGTTCTGCGGGACGAGGGAGGAGCTGGGCACGCGGCGGTGCGCCTTCTCCTCGAAGAAGCGCAGGAAGAGCTCGCGGATCTGGGCGGCGGTTTTCATGGCGAAGAGCGCTTTTTAACAGAGGGATCGGCCCCTGGCTACCGGCCGCCGGAGCGCTCCGCGCCGGGGAGCACCACCCGCCAGCGCCCGTCCTCGCGCACCATCGTCACCTCGCGCGGGGCGCGCTCTCCCTCGAGCTGGACGGCGACCACCGCCGCGTCGCGCGACTCGCGCAGCACGGTGGCCGAGGCGATCCGCTCGGCGCGCGGGGCGAGGTCGCCGAGGACGAGCTCGCGTCCGCTCGCCGGGAGCACGCCGGGCGCCGCCCGGGCCGCGACCTCCTTCGCCCGCTCGTCGAGCAGCTCGCGGGAGCGCTCGGAGAGCATGCTCCACACGGTGTCGGCGTCGCCCGCCCGCGCCGCGGCCGCGAAGACGCGGTACCGGTCGGCGGGGCCCTCCGGGCGACGGCAGGCGAGCGTGACGAGGACGAGCAGGGCGGCGCCGAGCCGGACGGTGAGGGTCATGGCGCAAGCATAGCCGCGCCCGCGGCGCCCGACGGGGCGATCCAGGCGACGGCGCCCTCCCGGGGCAGCGCTCGTCCGGGCGGCCCCGCAGCGCGGCCGCTCCTCGCGCCCGGCGTCCACATATTTCGGGTCGGGACGGCGCGGCGAGACTCTCGCCCGTTCGGCTCCGCCTTCCGGCGGGGGCGCCGCCGCTGACGAGCGCGATTTCGCGCGGAGGGGGACAGGAGCATGGATATTCGCAAGATGGCGCTGGCGCTGCCGCTCGCATTCGGCATCGCCTGCTCGACGTCGCAGTCCAGCCGCACGGCCCGGACCGAGGAGCCGGCTCCGCCGGCCGGGACCGGGGCCACCAGGGAGGGCTCGCCCGGCGCCGCCGGCAGCGACGCCGAGGGCGGCCGCGTGGCGACCACGCCGGGCCGGACGGGCACGACGACCACCCCGGACGACGGGACGCTCTCCGGCGATCGGACGATGGGCGGAACGTCGGACCTCAAGGGCCACGCGAGCGACCGGGTGTTGATGGGCAAGGTGGAGAGCGTGTCGGGACGCTCGCTCTCGATCCAGTCGGACATGGGTGACAGCCGGACGCTCGAGATCGTCCCCGAGACGATCATCACCGTCGACGGCCGCGAGGGCAGCTCCGCCGACATCAGGGAAGGGCAGCCGATCCGTGCGAGCTTCAACGAGCAGGACGGCAAGCAGGTCGCGGTGAAGATCGAGGCCGGCGAGATGATGGGCGGCACGGGCCACATGGGCGACACGCACATGGGCGGCCACGGCGACATGGGCACCACCGGCACCGGCAGCGGCGCGGGCACCAC includes:
- a CDS encoding alpha/beta hydrolase family protein, encoding MHGSLVELEVESGALAGNPLGDPARRLVLAYLPPGHGAAPLPAVYFLHGFTGSARGWTNASVFAPTVPERLDALIASGAIPPVVGVFPDGMTALGGTQWTNAPAVGGYQDYVAEDVVAHVDRALGTIPRREARAVVGKSSGGYGALAMGRDRPDVFAHLACHAGDAYFEYCYLPDLPKAAGALAGAPDAAAWLAAAKRRAAETKLGGGDHPVLNVLAMAAHYAPDPGAPLGLALPFELPSGRVREEVWARWLEHDPVRFVPRALDAYRRLASVFVDCGTRDEYHLRWGARMVVDALRRGGIEVVHEEFEDGHMGINYRFDASLRFLAPRLARR
- the alaS gene encoding alanine--tRNA ligase, with the protein product MKTAAQIRELFLRFFEEKAHRRVPSSSLVPQNDPTLLFTNAGMNQFKDVFTGREKRDYSRATTAQKCVRAGGKHNDLENVGFTARHHTFFEMLGNFSFGDYFKKEAIAWAWELVTSERWLAISKERLAATVFAGEGTLPWDEEAYRLWEAQGVPPERIHKLGAKDNFWAMGDTGPCGPCSELHFFQGNDIPCAEEKAGRTCQGVACDCDRWLEIWNLVFMQFERGADGGLTPLPKPSIDTGAGLERMAAVVQGKRSNYDIDAFQSIIRAIEKLAGKRYGATDADDDVSMRVIADHARATTFLVGDGVLPANEGRGYVLRRIMRRAIRHGKRLGLERPFLADVCEAVMEEMGGAYPETRENRAFIVKVAGQEEESFRRTLDKGLAILETEMRKAIPPETHLGKPATPPPSAPRPVIDGKLAFQLYDTFGFPLDLTRVIAAERGFDVDEQGFDRNMAEQRARSEWKGSGEQAVGDLHKQIASELGETRFLGYEAPTARAEVKALLANGARAAKAARGDKVEVVTAATPFYGESGGQVGDQGSIAAPGGRVRVEDTRRPVPGLVTHVGVVEEGELAVGDLVELAVDDRRRDLIRANHSATHLLQLALRETLGDHVKQAGSIVAPDYLRFDFSHFQPLSEEELNAIERRVNELVRENAETETAVLKLEDARQSGAMMIFGEKYGDVVRVVRLGPSKELCGGTHVRRTGDIAFFKIGSEESIAAGVRRIVAYTGPQAIELSQREADELRRAAALFKAGAFEVAQKIEQTQKRVKDLERALDEAKGKIASAQSGDLAAQARDVKGAKVLAVRVQGDGKSLRELADKLRDRLGTGVVALGAEQDGKAILLVAVTKDLTARLKAGELVKEAAKLVGGSGGGKPDLAQAGGSDPAGLEKALAKVQELAVAALG